The following DNA comes from Gloeomargarita sp. SKYB120.
AACCCGCCACCAGTTCCAACAATGTGGTTTTCCCCGCACCGCTGGGACCCACAATCAAAGTCAACGACGGGGCCGGCACTGTCAGGTTGATCTGCTGTAGGATGGGGTGCGGACTGGCCGGCGGGTGATAGGTGACGTTGACCAGCGACAACATGACCTAACCCACCTTGCGGGCCAATACCGCGTAGAACGGGTCGCCTGCACCCAGACCCAGCCACGCCAGGGCCAGGTTGACGGAGACAGGTCGGCGGGCAATCACTTCTATCTCGCCAAAACCGGGCACTGCTTGAAAATAGCGTTTCACCAGTTCAATACGCATCTCGTCGGTGGCATCCCGCCAGGCTTGGATGGCCTTTTGATAAAACATCCGGTTGGAAAAACTGACGATGGCGATGCCGCCGGGCTTCAGCACGCGATGGATTTCGGCAAAGATGGCTTCTGGGTACTGCAAATACTGCACCGAGACTGCGTTCAGCACAGCATCAAAGCTGTGGTCAGCTAGGGGCAATCGCAGGTCCCGGTTTAAATTCTGGACAAAATAGCGAGTCAGGCGGGGGTTGCGGGCCAGTTCTTCGGCGTTCATCCCATGCCCCACCACTTCAGCAAAGTCCATCTCCGGCGGCAAGTGGGACACCCAACTGCTCATCAGGTCGAGAATGCAGCCCCCCGGCGTCAGGCGCTCTCGGTACAGTTGCGTCAATTGCTGGATAAACCCGTCATCAACGTGGGTCACCAACCGGGGCATCTGGTAGAACAGGGCATCGTCGCGCTCATCCAACTTGCGCCGCTGGTCAGGCGTCAGAACGGGGGCTGTCATGACTGTGTACGACCTGTCACATAACTTCACATTTCTCAGTTTAGGCCATCGGCGACGGTGGGGCTGGTGATAATGGGGAGAAAAGGGGGAGCTGTGGCATGATCCGGGCGGTGTTGATGGCGGGCGGGGCTGGGACGCGCTTGCGGCCGTTGACCTGTGATCTCCCCAAGCCCTTGCTGCCGGTATTGAATCGCCCCATTTTGGAGCACACGCTGGCCTGGTTGCGGGGGCACGGTCTAACGGAATGCATCGTCACATTGCACTACTTGCCGGATACGGTGCAGTCCTATTTTCAGGATGGCCGCGACTGGGGCGTGCGCTTGTCCTACGCGGTGGAGGAACTGCGTCCCCTGGGTACGGCGGGGTCAGTGCGCCAGGTTTTGTCTCTGCTGCCGGAAACCTTTGTAGTGGTCAGCGGCGATGTGATTACGGACATCAATTTGCAGGCGGCCATTCATTTTCACCGGCAACGGGGCGCCAAACTCACGGTCATGCTCACCCATGTCCCGGACCCAGCCGAATTTGGGGTGGTGATTACCGACAGCGAGGGGCGGATTGTGCGCTTGCTGGAAAAACCAACGCCGGGGGAAGTCTTTTCCGACACCGTGAACATCGGCGCTTACATTGTGGAACCGGAGGCGCTCACCTACCTGGCCCCTGACCAGCCCGCTGACTTTGCCCAGGACGTGCTGCCCTATTTGCTGGCCCAAGGGGAACCGGTGTACGGGTTTGTGGCCAAAGGGTACTGGTGCGACGTGGGCAATCTGGACCGCTACCGCCAGGTGCAGTGGGATGCGCTCACCGGCAAGGTGCATTTGTCGCCAGCGTACCGGCAAGTGCAAAACGGCTTGTGGCTGGGGGAACAGGTGCGCCTGGACCCGTCGGTGACCTGGGAAGCGCCAGTGCTGATTGGGCACAACTGCCGCCTGGGGCCAGGGGTGCGCTTGGGGCCGGGGACTGTGATTGGCGACAACGTGATTGTCGAAGCCCAGGCGGACTTGAAGCGGGCCATTGTGCTCAACGGCGTGATGGTGGGGGAAGAAAGTCACCTGCGGGCCTGTGTAGTGGGGCGGGGCAGTCGCATCGGGCCGCGCGCGCAGGTACTGGAAGGAGCAGTGCTGGGGCATCTGTGCCAGGTCGGGGAAGAAGCCTTGGTGCAGGAACGCTGCCGGGTTTGGCCGGGCAAGTACATCGAGCCAGGGGCCACCGTCAACACCAATCTCATCTGGGGCACGGGGGCGCGACGGCATCTGTTTGGCGTGCGGGGTGTCTCCGGCCTGGCCAATGTGGACATTACCCCTGAACTGGCGATGCGGTTAGGAGCCGCGTTTGGGTCCTGTTTACCGCCAGGGGCCAACGTCCAGGTCTCCCGCGACCAGCGCAAGGTTTCTCGGATGATTTCCCGCTCGGTGATTGCCGGGTTGATGTCGGTGGGGGTACAGGTGCAAAACCTGGAGGCGACCGCCATCCCCATCAGCCGCCTGGTGGCCCGGACATCCCACGTCGAGGGAGGCATCCACGTGCGGCTGGACCCCGACCACCCTGGTCATGTGTTGATTGAGTTTTTGGATGCCCAGGGGCTGAACATTCCACCGGCGCTGGAGAAAAAAATCGAAGCCACCCTGGTGCGGGAGGAGTTTCGGCGGGCGGCGCTAGCGGATATTGGCGATATGGTGATTCCGGCGCGGGTGGTGGACCTGTACTGCGACGCCTTTGAGGGGCAACTCCAGGTGGAGGCCATCCGGCAATCGCGGGCCAAGGTGGTGGTGGACTACGCGCACGGGGTTTCGGGGGCCATCCTGCCGGAACTGCTGGTGCGGTACGGGTGCGACCCCCTGGTGCTCAACGCCAGTTTGCGACAAACGCCCCTGACCGCCGAGGAACGGGAAGCGTCACTCCAGCAATTGGGGCGCGTGGTGGAAGCGGTGCGGGCGCAGCTGGGGGTGCAGATTTGGGCCAACGGGGAGCGGCTGGTGCTGGTGGATGAAACGGGCCAAGCCATCCAGGGGTCGCGGTTGACGGCAGTGGTGATGGAACTCGTGCTAGCGGGACAACCCCGGGGCATGGTGGCCGTGCCGGTGACCACCAGCAGTCTTGTTGAGCAAATTGCTCGTTACCACGAAGGCCACGTCATTCGCACCAAAGCCAACCCGACGGCCCTGATGCGTACCTGTCAAGAAAAACCGCGCATTTTGTGTGCTGGCAGCGGCGAATTGGGCTTTATCTTTCCGCAATTGCACCCTGGATTTGACGCCATGTTCACCACCGCCAAATTGCTGGAATTGCTCACCGTCCAGGAGCGGTCGCTCGCCCAAATCAACGCCCATTTGCCCCAGGTGTTTTGGAAATCCCAAACCATTCATTGTCCGTGGCGGTTGAAGGGGGCCTGGATGCGTCATCTGGTGGAAACCCACACGCCTGACCTGCTGGATTTAACCGACGGCGTGCGCATTTTTCCCCAGGGTTACGACCCGGATCATTGGGTGTTATTTCTCCCCGACGCCACCGAACCCCAACTGCACTTTGTGGTCAACGGTTTAGAGCGGGAATGGGTGACCCATTGGGGCCAGGAATATCGCCAGCGGTTGCAGCAATTCATGGAACAACACCACGCCTAGTCCCGCGTCGCCTGATAATGAATTCGCCAAGGCGCTCCCCACCGCGACCAGCTTTCTTGGTTAAAGGGGGGCAACCACTGCTGGATCAGGGCTTGTTCCAGTTGCTTGCGGGGGCGGGTTTGCCAGGGCACTTCCCAATAAAAGGTCCAGCAAATTTGGGTGGTCAATCCGTAGCGCCGGTGAGCGTTCAAGTAGTGGCGCAAATACGTCTTGCAATCGTGATGTCCTTGCCAGCGTTGACGACTATTCACCGTCTCGCCGATATACAGAATCAGGGGCGCTGCCCGGTCTAGGACGAAATAAATGCAGGGGTCGCCTTGATGAAAACGGCTGGGGAAACGGAAAAAACGGTCGCTTTCACTACCCAGTGTAAAGGGGTCAATCAAAGGCAAGGTCGCACTCGTGTGCTGCGTCCAGAAATCGCCCTGAATGAAAACAGTTTGGTTCTGTTGATAACGGATAATGGCCTGCTTCCAATCCTGTAATTGTTCCAGCGACCAGTCCAGCGGGGGCAGACCCGTGCGATAAACCCCGGGAGCGCTCATCGCCCGCCATTGCTGTCCATCAAATAGGTTGATTTGCTCAGGTTTGGTCATGGTCATTCCCACCTTGGGCCTTATGGTATAGTAAAGTAAGCTTGGCCAAGTAGCTCGGGGACTGGGGGATGGGGCAATGGCGTTGTTAGTCTTCAACGTTTTTCGCGGGCAATTTATTGACGTTATTGAGTGGCTGGACAAGACTAATACCACCTTGGTCTATCGGTTCGAGCGCTTCAATAACGAAATCAAACAGGGTGCCAAGTTGATAGTCCGGCCTGGCCAGATGGCGGTGTTTGTCAACGAAGGCCAAGTTGCCGATGTATTTTCCGAAGGGACGTATGAGCTTTACACCCGCAATTTGCCTATCTTAAGCACGCTCAAAGCCTGGCCCCACGGATTTAATTCCCCCTTCAAAGCCGAGGTTTATTTCTTTAGCACCCGCAACTTCACGAATTTGAAATGGGGGACGCAAAACCCCATCACGCTGCGGGATGCGGACTTTGGGCCAGTGCGGGTGCGAGCGTTTGGGACCTATGCCATGCGCATTACCGACCCCCGCAAAATGCTGGAGCAATTGGTGAGCACTGATGGTCTGTTCCAGGTGGATGAAATTAGCAATCAAATTCGCAATGAGATTGTTTCCAGCTTTGCGTCGTGGTTGGGGCGTAGTCAGATTCCGGTGCTGGATTTGGCGGCGCAATATCGGGATTTGGGCAATAAAATTCGCGCGGAAATTCAACCAGATTTGGAGCGCTGGGGGATTGAGTTAACCCAGTTGCTAATCGAAAACATTTCCCTGCCGCCGGAAGTGGAAAAGGTGCTGGACAAGCGAGCTTCGATGGGGATTCTGGGGAATATGCAGCAGTACGCCCAGTTCCAGGCGGCCAATGCGATAGAGACCATGGCGCAAAAACCTGGTAGTAGTCACCCAGCCGTGGATTGGGGCATGGGCCTGGCGATGGGACAGCAGATTGCTCAGAATTTACAGCCCCAGAATGTCCCCCAACCGCCGCCCCCACCTACGGTTGCCCAGTGGCATTTGTCCCGCAATGGTCAGACCTTTGGGCCATTTTCCCTAGAGCAGTTGCTGCAACAGGGATTGACACCCGATACCTACGTGTGGAGAGCAGGCATGTCAGGGTGGGTCAAAGCGGCTGAAGTTCCCGAATTGGCCAGTCGTTTCTCCCAGATGCCGCCCCCACCGCCGCCGGCGTGAATGAGCGATGTCATCCACCGCGACACCTGCATCCCTGAGTTGCCCCCAATGTGGCGCGAAGGGGTTGGAGTTCGCACCGGACGCCCAGAAACTC
Coding sequences within:
- a CDS encoding class I SAM-dependent methyltransferase; this encodes MTAPVLTPDQRRKLDERDDALFYQMPRLVTHVDDGFIQQLTQLYRERLTPGGCILDLMSSWVSHLPPEMDFAEVVGHGMNAEELARNPRLTRYFVQNLNRDLRLPLADHSFDAVLNAVSVQYLQYPEAIFAEIHRVLKPGGIAIVSFSNRMFYQKAIQAWRDATDEMRIELVKRYFQAVPGFGEIEVIARRPVSVNLALAWLGLGAGDPFYAVLARKVG
- a CDS encoding mannose-1-phosphate guanyltransferase, yielding MIRAVLMAGGAGTRLRPLTCDLPKPLLPVLNRPILEHTLAWLRGHGLTECIVTLHYLPDTVQSYFQDGRDWGVRLSYAVEELRPLGTAGSVRQVLSLLPETFVVVSGDVITDINLQAAIHFHRQRGAKLTVMLTHVPDPAEFGVVITDSEGRIVRLLEKPTPGEVFSDTVNIGAYIVEPEALTYLAPDQPADFAQDVLPYLLAQGEPVYGFVAKGYWCDVGNLDRYRQVQWDALTGKVHLSPAYRQVQNGLWLGEQVRLDPSVTWEAPVLIGHNCRLGPGVRLGPGTVIGDNVIVEAQADLKRAIVLNGVMVGEESHLRACVVGRGSRIGPRAQVLEGAVLGHLCQVGEEALVQERCRVWPGKYIEPGATVNTNLIWGTGARRHLFGVRGVSGLANVDITPELAMRLGAAFGSCLPPGANVQVSRDQRKVSRMISRSVIAGLMSVGVQVQNLEATAIPISRLVARTSHVEGGIHVRLDPDHPGHVLIEFLDAQGLNIPPALEKKIEATLVREEFRRAALADIGDMVIPARVVDLYCDAFEGQLQVEAIRQSRAKVVVDYAHGVSGAILPELLVRYGCDPLVLNASLRQTPLTAEEREASLQQLGRVVEAVRAQLGVQIWANGERLVLVDETGQAIQGSRLTAVVMELVLAGQPRGMVAVPVTTSSLVEQIARYHEGHVIRTKANPTALMRTCQEKPRILCAGSGELGFIFPQLHPGFDAMFTTAKLLELLTVQERSLAQINAHLPQVFWKSQTIHCPWRLKGAWMRHLVETHTPDLLDLTDGVRIFPQGYDPDHWVLFLPDATEPQLHFVVNGLEREWVTHWGQEYRQRLQQFMEQHHA
- a CDS encoding SPFH domain-containing protein, with protein sequence MALLVFNVFRGQFIDVIEWLDKTNTTLVYRFERFNNEIKQGAKLIVRPGQMAVFVNEGQVADVFSEGTYELYTRNLPILSTLKAWPHGFNSPFKAEVYFFSTRNFTNLKWGTQNPITLRDADFGPVRVRAFGTYAMRITDPRKMLEQLVSTDGLFQVDEISNQIRNEIVSSFASWLGRSQIPVLDLAAQYRDLGNKIRAEIQPDLERWGIELTQLLIENISLPPEVEKVLDKRASMGILGNMQQYAQFQAANAIETMAQKPGSSHPAVDWGMGLAMGQQIAQNLQPQNVPQPPPPPTVAQWHLSRNGQTFGPFSLEQLLQQGLTPDTYVWRAGMSGWVKAAEVPELASRFSQMPPPPPPA
- a CDS encoding GIY-YIG nuclease family protein, giving the protein MTKPEQINLFDGQQWRAMSAPGVYRTGLPPLDWSLEQLQDWKQAIIRYQQNQTVFIQGDFWTQHTSATLPLIDPFTLGSESDRFFRFPSRFHQGDPCIYFVLDRAAPLILYIGETVNSRQRWQGHHDCKTYLRHYLNAHRRYGLTTQICWTFYWEVPWQTRPRKQLEQALIQQWLPPFNQESWSRWGAPWRIHYQATRD